ATCAGACTTTAAAGTATATGGTAACTTTACCTTTCCCCTATTCATTAAATTTATTTGGTAGATTCTTAGCCTATTTAGTTCTTTCAATATTTTCAGTGACAATTCTTTTATTAGCAGGAAAGATAATATTCAAAGTAAATTATTTAATTGGACCTTTATTTTTTATATATTTTTTTTCAGCAATACCATTATTTTTCTCATCAGGTTTACTTTTTTCATCTCTTTTACTTATTTATCCCAGGTATGCTTTTTTTATTCAGGAACTCTTTTCAGGAGTATTGTTTTTAATTTCAGGAGTTATTTATCCTGTTAAAATTCTTCCTTATCCCTTAAATCTAATTGCAGCATATTCACCTGTTACAATATGGCTTGATGGTTTGAGGAAAAGCCTTGGATTAAAGCTTTTTTCCCAGGAGATTTTTAATCCTGAAAATGT
This sequence is a window from candidate division WOR-3 bacterium. Protein-coding genes within it:
- a CDS encoding ABC transporter permease, producing the protein MAIVRFLYSSFLLAFKVESNWTRPFWFFFYHAIRPFSTVILVLFMYKAILGFDFENPYFPFLYTGTVFWTFIQNSIFGISWSILGDREFYQTLKYMVTLPFPYSLNLFGRFLAYLVLSIFSVTILLLAGKIIFKVNYLIGPLFFIYFFSAIPLFFSSGLLFSSLLLIYPRYAFFIQELFSGVLFLISGVIYPVKILPYPLNLIAAYSPVTIWLDGLRKSLGLKLFSQEIFNPENVSFIFIFFLFSFFFSIISIYLFNLSENMARKKGLLEETTGG